The following are encoded together in the Lathyrus oleraceus cultivar Zhongwan6 chromosome 3, CAAS_Psat_ZW6_1.0, whole genome shotgun sequence genome:
- the LOC127126299 gene encoding putative pentatricopeptide repeat-containing protein At5g52630, producing the protein MGRVQYTPMKTVALNFKSKNVVFGTNKLMVDSQLQLQLQLPFNLNQQQPLYRNICNTLLSLTYSRSLPKGLQLHAHIIKLGLQTIPLLSHHLINFYSKTHLPYSSLQIFNDSPHKSATTWSSIISSFAQNDLPLVSLEFFRRMLRHGLTPDDHIFPSATKSCAILSSLPVAQALHCFAFKTAYHVDLFVGSSIIDMYAKCGDIGFARNVFDEMPNRNVVSWSGLIYGYVQLGEDDEALRLFKRFLVEEDDGVNDFTLSSVLRVCGGSTLLQMGKLIHGLSFKTSFDSSCFVASSLISLYSKCGVVEEAYDVFEEVTVRNLGMWNAMLIACAQHAHTNKTFELFEKMRSVGGVKANFITFLCVLYACSHAGLVEKGKYYFELMKDYGIEPGTQHYSTMVDLLGRAGKLDDAVKMIEEMPMEPTESVWGALLTGCRIHGNPELASYVADRVSEMASVSSGLHVMLSNAYAAAGRWEEAAKARKTMRDCGIKKETGLSWVEEGNRVHTFAAGDRSHAKTLEIYEKLEELGEEMDKAGYVADTSFVLKEVGGEEKNRTIRYHSERLAIAFGLVTFPKGQPIRVMKNLRVCGDCHTAIKFISKCTGRVIIVRDNNRFHRFEDGKCTCGDYW; encoded by the coding sequence ATGGGCCGGGTCCAGTATACACCAATGAAAACGGTTGCATTGAATTTCAAATCTAAAAACGTTGTTTTCGGAACTAACAAACTAATGGTAGATTCTCAACTTCAACTTCAACTTCAACTTCCCTTCAACTTGAATCAACAACAACCTTTGTATAGAAACATATGTAACACTCTTCTGTCTCTAACCTACTCTCGCTCACTCCCCAAAGGTCTTCAACTTCATGCTCATATTATCAAATTAGGTTTACAAACAATTCCTCTTCTCTCTCATCATCTCATCAATTTCTACTCCAAAACCCATCTTCCTTATTCCTCTCTTCAAATCTTCAACGATTCCCCTCACAAATCCGCCACCACATGGAGTTCAATAATCTCTTCATTTGCTCAAAACGATCTCCCTTTAGTTTCTCTCGAATTCTTCCGCCGCATGCTCCGTCATGGTTTAACTCCGGACGACCATATTTTCCCTAGCGCAACCAAATCGTGTGCGATTTTGTCGTCGTTGCCGGTTGCTCAAGCCCTCCATTGTTTTGCTTTTAAAACTGCTTATCATGTTGATCTTTTTGTGGGGAGTTCTATTATTGATATGTATGCTAAATGTGGAGATATTGGTTTTGCACGTAACGTGTTTGATGAAATGCCGAATAGAAATGTTGTTTCTTGGAGTGGGTTGATTTATGGGTATGTTCAATTGGGTGAGGATGATGAAGCTTTGAGGCTTTTTAAACGGTTTCTTGTTGAAGAAGACGATGGTGTTAATGATTTTACGTTGTCGAGTGTTTTACGGGTTTGTGGTGGTTCTACTTTGCTTCAAATGGGTAAGCTAATACATGGATTGAGTTTCAAGACGAGTTTTGATTCGTCTTGCTTTGTGGCGAGTTCTTTGATTTCTTTGTATTCTAAATGTGGGGTTGTTGAAGAAGCTTATGATGTTTTTGAGGAGGTTACTGTAAGGAACCTTGGTATGTGGAATGCTATGTTGATTGCTTGTGCTCAGCATGCACACACAAATAAAACGTTTGAGTTGTTTGAAAAGATGAGGAGTGTTGGTGGGGTGAAGGCTAATTTTATTACCTTTTTGTGTGTGCTTTATGCATGCAGCCATGCAGGGTTGGTAGAGAAGGGTAAGTATTACTTTGAGTTGATGAAGGATTATGGTATTGAACCCGGGACACAACATTATTCAACCATGGTTGATTTGCTTGGCCGTGCGGGGAAGTTAGACGATGCAGTTAAGATGATTGAGGAAATGCCTATGGAACCAACTGAATCTGTTTGGGGAGCTTTGTTAACTGGATGTAGAATACATGGGAATCCTGAATTGGCATCTTATGTTGCGGATAGAGTTTCTGAGATGGCTTCTGTGAGTTCTGGACTTCATGTCATGCTTTCGAATGCTTATGCTGCTGCTGGGAGATGGGAGGAAGCGGCGAAAGCGAGGAAGACGATGAGAGACTGTGGAATAAAGAAGGAAACTGGGTTGAGTTGGGTGGAAGAAGGGAATAGAGTTCACACATTTGCTGCTGGGGATCGGTCTCATGCGAAGACATTGGAGATTTATGAGAAGTTAGAAGAGTTGGGAGAAGAAATGGATAAAGCTGGTTATGTTGCTGATACTTCTTTTGTGTTGAAAGAAGTGGGTGGTGAGGAGAAGAATAGAACTATTAGGTATCATAGTGAGAGATTAGCTATTGCATTTGGACTTGTTACTTTCCCTAAGGGACAACCAATTAGAGTGATGAAGAATTTGAGAGTTTGCGGTGATTGTCACACTGCTATCAAGTTTATTAGTAAATGTACTGGAAGAGTCATCATTGTGAGGGACAATAATCGGTTTCATCGATTTGAGGATGGAAAATGTACTTGTGGAGATTATTGGTAG
- the LOC127130419 gene encoding uncharacterized protein LOC127130419 → MDQLVGACIFSKIDLRLSYHQIRVKSEDIMKIVFRTRYGHYEYHVMPFGVSNVLCVFMEYVNRIFHPYLDQFVVVFVDDILIYSKSDEEHVNVVLQWETPKSAIKIRSFLSLDGLGGVLMQNVQVVAYASRRLKIHEMNYPTHDLEFYHSGKVDVVEDASSRKFLHMSMLMVRELELIEQFRDMSLVCEETPNNMNLGMLKLTSGILEEIKEGRKIDLGLIDRLMLNNQGKRGELRINENDAMGLIDMVCVPDIPELKKRMKKRVVEFIYVCLTCQKSKIEHQKLLGLMQSFNIHECKWDIISMDFVMSLPKTTKERDSIWVIIDRLTKLAHFIPIKISYHLYELAELYIEKVVSLDDIPNIIIVSDRDLRFTSRFW, encoded by the exons atggatcaattggtcGGTGCTTGCATattcagtaagattgatttgcgtTTGAGTTATCATCAAATTCGAGTAAAGTCAGAAGATATTATGAAGATTGTGTTCAGGACGAGATATGGCCACTATGAGTACCATGTGATGCCGTTTGGAGTGTCTAATGTTCTATGTGTGTTTATGGAGTATgtgaataggattttccatccttatctagatcagtttgtggTTGTGTTCGTCGATGATATTTTGATATATTCTAAGTCAGATGAAGAGCAT GTTAATGTTGTGTTACAGTGGGAAACTCCAAAGTCTGCTATTAAGATTAGAAGTTTTCTGAGTTTGGATG GTCtaggtggtgttttgatgcagaatgttcaggttgtggcttatgcttctAGACGGTTGAAAATTCATGAGAtgaattatcctacgcatgatctgGAATT TTACCATTCGGGTAAAGTCGATGTTGTGGAGGATGCGTCGAGTAGGAAGTTTTTGCATATGTCGATGTTGATGGTTCGAGAGTTGGAATTGATTGAGCAATTCAGAGACATGAGTTTGGTGTGTGAGGAGACTCCTAACAATATGAATttgggtatgttgaagctgaCTAGTGGCATCCTTGAAGAAATCAAAGAAGGTCGGAAAATCGACTTAGGATTGATTGACCGGTTAATGTTAAACAATCAAGGAAAAAGAGGTGAATTAAGGATCAACGAGAATGATGCGATGGGATTAATAGACATGGTTTGTGTACCAGATATAccagaacttaagaaga GAATGAAGAAAAGAGTAGTTGAGTTTATTTACGTGTGTTTAACTTGccaaaagtcaaagattgaacatcagaagtTGTTGGGTCTGATGCAATCGTTCAACATTCATGAGTGTAAATGGGATAtcatttccatggattttgtgatGAGTTTGCCGAAGACGACAAAAGAACGAGACTCCATTTGGGTTATCATTGACAGACTGACTAAATtggctcatttcattccgattaaGATCAGTTATCATTTGTACGAgttagctgagttgtatattgaaaAGGTTGTTAGCTTGGATGATATTCCTAATATTAttattgtttcggatagagatctgAGATTCACATCAAGGTTTTGGTAG